One stretch of Micromonospora echinospora DNA includes these proteins:
- a CDS encoding DUF1772 domain-containing protein, with translation MRLVQQLTLVGATVGAGLMAGLFAAFAYAVMPALRGADDSTFVDAMQRINATIVNGWFLPAFLGTPVLAALSAVLAWRGTARPALPWIVAGLVLYLVMFVVTVAVNVPLNDALAAAGTADPATARERFESAWVTWNVVRTLANTAGFGALCWALLLAGRAAG, from the coding sequence ATGCGACTCGTACAACAACTGACGCTGGTCGGCGCCACAGTCGGGGCCGGGCTGATGGCGGGCCTGTTCGCCGCGTTCGCGTACGCCGTGATGCCGGCGCTGCGCGGCGCGGACGACAGCACGTTCGTGGACGCCATGCAGCGCATCAACGCCACCATCGTCAACGGCTGGTTCCTGCCGGCCTTCCTGGGTACGCCGGTGCTCGCCGCGCTCTCGGCGGTGCTGGCGTGGCGCGGGACGGCACGGCCGGCGTTGCCGTGGATCGTCGCCGGGCTCGTTCTCTACCTGGTGATGTTCGTCGTGACGGTGGCGGTGAACGTCCCGCTGAACGACGCGCTCGCCGCGGCCGGTACGGCCGATCCCGCCACGGCGCGGGAGCGCTTCGAGTCCGCCTGGGTCACCTGGAACGTGGTGCGGACGCTGGCGAACACGGCCGGTTTCGGCGCGCTGTGCTGGGCGCTGTTGCTCGCCGGCCGGGCGGCCGGTTGA
- a CDS encoding AraC family transcriptional regulator, with the protein MDAVSGLLDGPRARGAFLLRSILSPPWSMLIRDEAPLTLVAVVRGNGWIVPEEGDAARLTGGDVAIVRGPAPYTVADDPATAPQVVVHPGQRCTTPDGRELFAMTRWGVRTWGNGPDGRTVLLTGTYPVRGAVGRRLLDALPPLAVARRESWDTPLVPLLADEIVKDDPGQEAVLDRLLDLLLIAALREWLARPGAAAPAWYRAYTDPVVGRALRILHHDPARQWTVASLAAEVGLSRAALARRFTALVGEPPMSYLTGWRLALAADLLREPGATVGAVARRVGYGSSFALSAAFKRRYGVSPRGHVDAARLAG; encoded by the coding sequence GTGGACGCCGTTTCCGGTCTGCTCGACGGTCCCCGCGCACGGGGCGCCTTCCTGCTGCGCTCGATCCTCTCCCCGCCCTGGTCGATGCTGATCCGGGACGAGGCGCCGCTGACGCTCGTCGCCGTGGTGCGCGGGAACGGCTGGATCGTGCCGGAGGAGGGCGACGCCGCGCGGCTGACCGGTGGTGACGTGGCGATCGTGCGCGGCCCGGCCCCGTACACGGTGGCGGACGACCCGGCCACGGCGCCGCAGGTCGTCGTGCACCCGGGCCAGCGCTGCACCACGCCGGACGGGCGCGAGCTGTTCGCGATGACGCGGTGGGGCGTACGCACCTGGGGCAACGGGCCGGACGGCCGGACCGTGCTGCTCACCGGCACGTACCCGGTGCGGGGCGCTGTCGGGCGGCGGCTGCTGGACGCGCTGCCGCCGCTGGCGGTGGCCCGGCGCGAGTCCTGGGACACGCCGCTCGTGCCGTTGCTGGCCGACGAAATCGTCAAGGACGACCCCGGCCAGGAGGCGGTGCTGGATCGCCTGCTCGACCTGCTGCTCATCGCCGCGCTGCGGGAGTGGCTCGCCCGGCCGGGCGCCGCCGCGCCCGCCTGGTACCGGGCGTACACGGATCCGGTGGTCGGCCGCGCGCTGCGGATACTGCACCACGACCCGGCCCGGCAGTGGACGGTGGCGTCGCTGGCTGCCGAGGTGGGGCTGTCCCGGGCGGCGCTGGCGCGGCGCTTCACCGCGCTGGTGGGCGAGCCGCCCATGTCGTACCTGACGGGCTGGCGGCTGGCGCTCGCGGCCGACCTGCTCCGCGAGCCCGGCGCCACAGTGGGCGCGGTGGCCCGCCGGGTCGGCTACGGCAGCTCGTTCGCCCTGAGCGCGGCGTTCAAGCGCCGGTACGGCGTGAGCCCACGCGGACACGTCGACGCCGCTAGATTGGCCGGATGA
- a CDS encoding VOC family protein yields the protein MTVDLFAGVPIRDLAVSTAWYERLLGAPPQFLPNDHEAVWELAEHRYLYIEVRPDHAGHAMQTVFVEDFDSRVAAIAARGLTPAAQETYDNGVRKATFRDPDGNEIGFGGGPA from the coding sequence ATGACTGTCGACCTGTTCGCCGGCGTCCCGATCCGCGATCTCGCCGTGTCGACGGCCTGGTACGAGCGGCTGCTCGGCGCCCCGCCGCAGTTCCTGCCCAACGACCACGAGGCGGTGTGGGAGCTGGCCGAGCACCGCTACCTCTACATCGAGGTGCGGCCCGACCACGCCGGTCACGCCATGCAGACGGTCTTCGTCGAAGACTTCGACTCCCGCGTCGCGGCGATCGCCGCCCGTGGTCTGACGCCTGCGGCGCAGGAGACCTACGACAACGGCGTCCGGAAGGCGACCTTCCGCGACCCGGACGGCAACGAGATCGGCTTCGGCGGCGGCCCCGCCTGA
- a CDS encoding DUF4153 domain-containing protein: MPPPPGRPMGAPPYPGPGWTGHPQAPVWAPRPPTPRTSFLGARWPGPKKATGRAAPLAVLAGAVGSAVFVPLGRVGVGWFLGWLTLTVAVVLAVRAKTADLPRADRLIRAGWAAAALALMAVPAFRNAWWLVTFCVLGALGCATLAIIGGRLVRSILFGLVATPFAALRGLPWVRRHVTTSASAATVSKVTVSVVATVVVLVVFGSLLASADAAFSEALGSLVPETDMGSVFSWVFLAVVGGLIAVAAVYTIAAPPDLSTVDKSGERRIGLLEWAPAIGALVLLFAGFVVVQFTVLFGGQRHVQRVAGLSYAEYARSGFWQLLFVTLLTVAVLGGVGRWARRERPVERVLLRVLLGLISALSVVIVASALSRMWTYQKVYSFTGERIFVMAFEMLLGTVFLMIILAGVRFKGRWIPGTTVALAVAMLLGLAVLNPEDYVARRNTLRYEQTGKIDAWYLRALSADATPSLAKLPDPVRRCTLSWIADDLAEPDPWYAWNLGRQRARKALEEVGPQAVGGPKDCRRADQFDLPKTRSPR, encoded by the coding sequence ATGCCACCGCCTCCCGGTCGGCCGATGGGCGCGCCGCCGTACCCCGGCCCGGGATGGACCGGCCACCCGCAGGCGCCGGTCTGGGCGCCGCGACCGCCGACGCCGCGGACCTCGTTCCTCGGCGCGCGGTGGCCCGGCCCGAAGAAGGCGACCGGCCGGGCCGCGCCGCTCGCGGTGCTGGCCGGCGCGGTCGGCAGCGCGGTCTTCGTGCCGCTGGGCCGGGTCGGCGTCGGCTGGTTCCTGGGGTGGCTCACGCTCACTGTCGCGGTGGTGCTGGCGGTCCGCGCGAAGACCGCTGACCTGCCTCGCGCCGACCGGCTCATCCGGGCCGGGTGGGCGGCGGCCGCGCTGGCCCTGATGGCCGTGCCGGCGTTCCGCAACGCCTGGTGGCTCGTGACGTTCTGCGTGCTCGGCGCGCTGGGCTGCGCCACCCTCGCGATCATCGGCGGGCGGCTGGTGCGGTCGATCCTGTTCGGCCTGGTCGCCACGCCGTTCGCGGCGCTGCGCGGCCTGCCCTGGGTACGCCGGCACGTCACCACCTCGGCGTCGGCGGCGACGGTCAGCAAGGTGACCGTCTCGGTGGTCGCCACAGTCGTGGTGCTCGTGGTCTTCGGCAGTCTGCTCGCCTCCGCCGACGCGGCGTTCTCCGAGGCGCTCGGCTCGCTCGTTCCCGAGACCGACATGGGTTCGGTGTTCAGCTGGGTGTTCCTGGCAGTGGTGGGCGGGCTGATCGCGGTCGCCGCGGTCTACACGATCGCCGCGCCGCCCGACCTGTCCACCGTGGACAAGTCCGGCGAGCGGCGGATCGGCCTGCTGGAGTGGGCCCCGGCCATCGGCGCGCTCGTCCTGCTGTTCGCCGGCTTCGTGGTGGTGCAGTTCACGGTGCTCTTCGGCGGGCAGCGACACGTGCAGCGGGTCGCCGGTCTCAGCTACGCCGAGTACGCGCGGAGCGGCTTCTGGCAGCTGCTCTTCGTCACGCTGCTGACGGTGGCGGTGCTCGGTGGCGTGGGCCGCTGGGCGCGCCGGGAGCGGCCGGTCGAGCGCGTCCTGCTGCGTGTGCTGCTCGGGCTGATCAGCGCGCTGAGCGTGGTGATCGTGGCGTCGGCGCTGTCCCGGATGTGGACGTACCAGAAGGTCTACAGCTTCACCGGTGAGCGGATCTTCGTGATGGCGTTCGAGATGCTGCTCGGCACGGTCTTCCTGATGATCATCCTGGCCGGCGTCCGGTTCAAGGGCCGGTGGATTCCCGGCACCACAGTCGCGCTGGCGGTGGCGATGCTGCTCGGCCTGGCGGTGCTCAACCCGGAGGACTACGTCGCCCGGCGCAACACGCTGCGGTACGAGCAGACCGGCAAGATCGACGCCTGGTATCTGCGGGCGCTGTCCGCCGACGCGACGCCGTCGCTCGCCAAGCTTCCCGACCCGGTACGCCGGTGCACGCTGAGCTGGATCGCCGACGACCTCGCCGAGCCCGACCCCTGGTACGCCTGGAACCTGGGCCGCCAGCGCGCCCGCAAGGCACTGGAGGAGGTCGGCCCGCAGGCGGTCGGCGGCCCGAAGGACTGCCGCCGCGCGGACCAGTTCGACCTGCCGAAGACGCGGAGCCCACGCTGA
- the mgrA gene encoding L-glyceraldehyde 3-phosphate reductase → MTYLASDDRYQEMSYRRSGRSGLKLPVISLGLWHNFGPDRPFERQRDIVRRAFDLGITHFDLANNYGPPPGSAEENFGRLVATDLKPYRDELVISSKAGYLMWPGPYGEWGSRKYLISSLDQSLRRLGLDYVDIFYSHRFDPETPLEETMGALDAIVRSGKALYVGISNYDSEQTERAAEILRDLGTPLLINQPSYSMMNRWTESDGLLDTLERVGAGCIAYSPLAQGLLTDRYLTGIPADSRVRTSVFLNESDLDEETMATVRGLAAVAERRGQTLAQLALAWALRDPRMTSLIIGASSVAQLEGNVAVLDNLDLAGDDLAEIEGLLG, encoded by the coding sequence GTGACTTACCTCGCCAGCGACGACCGTTACCAGGAGATGAGCTACCGGCGCAGCGGCCGGAGCGGGCTGAAGCTCCCCGTGATCTCCCTCGGCCTGTGGCACAACTTCGGACCGGACCGGCCCTTCGAGCGGCAGCGCGACATCGTCCGCCGCGCCTTCGACCTCGGCATCACCCACTTCGACCTGGCCAACAACTACGGCCCACCGCCCGGTTCGGCGGAGGAGAACTTCGGCCGGCTGGTCGCCACCGACCTGAAGCCGTACCGGGACGAGCTGGTGATCTCCAGCAAGGCCGGCTACCTGATGTGGCCCGGCCCGTACGGCGAATGGGGCTCGCGCAAGTACCTGATCTCGTCGCTGGACCAGTCGCTGCGCCGCCTCGGGCTGGACTACGTCGACATCTTCTACTCGCACCGCTTCGACCCGGAGACTCCGCTGGAGGAGACGATGGGCGCGCTCGACGCGATCGTCCGCTCCGGCAAGGCGCTCTACGTCGGCATCTCCAACTACGACTCGGAGCAGACCGAGCGCGCCGCCGAGATCCTGCGCGACCTTGGTACGCCGCTGCTGATCAACCAGCCGTCGTACTCGATGATGAACCGCTGGACGGAGAGCGACGGCCTGCTGGACACGCTGGAGCGCGTGGGCGCCGGCTGCATCGCGTACAGCCCGCTCGCCCAGGGCCTGCTCACCGACCGTTACCTCACGGGCATTCCGGCCGACTCCCGGGTGCGTACGAGCGTCTTCCTCAACGAGAGCGACCTCGACGAGGAGACGATGGCGACGGTCCGCGGGCTCGCGGCGGTGGCCGAGCGGCGCGGCCAGACGCTGGCCCAGCTCGCTCTCGCCTGGGCGCTGCGCGACCCGCGCATGACCAGCCTCATCATCGGCGCGAGCAGCGTCGCGCAGTTGGAGGGCAACGTGGCCGTGCTGGACAACCTCGACCTCGCCGGTGACGACCTGGCCGAGATCGAGGGCCTGCTCGGCTGA
- a CDS encoding aldo/keto reductase, whose translation MRYVRLDTPKPISKIGLGTWQFGSKEWGYGSEYERRAAEIVRRALDLGVTLFDTAELYGFGRSERILGAALGDDRAKVVVASKIFPLLPVAPVVQQRAVASAARLGVDGIDLYQVHQANPVVADTTTMRGMRSLQDVGLVGEVGVSNYGLRRWRFAEAALGRRVLSNQVRYSMIDRGPEEDLIPYAEQAGRIVIAYSPLAQGFLSGRYDATNPPAGAVRRANPYFLPENLERGAELIATLREVADAHDATPSQIALAYVLRHPNVVAIPGASGVEQMERNAAAAEIDLTDDEYAALVAAARAFRPVTGLAAVPRMVRARLGK comes from the coding sequence ATGCGTTACGTGCGGCTCGACACCCCCAAGCCCATCTCCAAGATCGGTCTCGGCACCTGGCAGTTCGGCTCCAAGGAGTGGGGCTACGGCTCCGAGTACGAGCGCCGGGCCGCCGAGATCGTGCGACGGGCGCTCGACCTGGGCGTCACCCTGTTCGACACCGCCGAGCTGTACGGCTTCGGCCGCAGCGAGCGCATCCTCGGCGCGGCGCTCGGCGACGACCGGGCCAAGGTGGTGGTCGCCAGCAAGATCTTCCCGCTGCTGCCGGTCGCCCCCGTCGTGCAGCAGCGCGCCGTCGCCTCCGCCGCCCGGCTCGGCGTCGACGGCATCGACCTCTACCAGGTGCACCAGGCCAACCCGGTGGTCGCCGACACCACCACCATGCGCGGCATGCGCTCGCTGCAGGACGTCGGACTGGTCGGCGAGGTCGGCGTCAGCAACTACGGCCTGCGCCGGTGGCGGTTCGCCGAGGCCGCGCTGGGCCGCCGGGTGCTGAGCAACCAGGTCCGCTACAGCATGATCGACCGCGGGCCCGAGGAAGACCTCATCCCGTACGCGGAGCAGGCCGGCCGCATCGTCATCGCGTACTCGCCGCTGGCGCAGGGCTTCCTCTCCGGCCGCTACGACGCCACGAACCCGCCCGCCGGGGCGGTACGCCGGGCCAACCCGTACTTCCTGCCGGAGAACCTGGAACGCGGCGCCGAGCTGATCGCCACGCTGCGCGAGGTCGCCGACGCGCACGACGCCACGCCGAGCCAGATCGCGCTCGCGTACGTGCTGCGGCACCCCAACGTGGTGGCCATCCCGGGCGCCTCCGGGGTCGAGCAGATGGAACGCAACGCGGCCGCCGCCGAGATCGACCTGACCGACGACGAGTACGCCGCGCTGGTCGCCGCCGCGCGCGCGTTCCGCCCGGTCACCGGCCTGGCCGCCGTGCCCCGGATGGTCCGCGCCCGCCTCGGGAAGTGA
- a CDS encoding lytic polysaccharide monooxygenase auxiliary activity family 9 protein: MAARRAFAALAAVAVTVPLGATPAGAHGAPTSPLSRAAACGPEGGRAKTAACRAAIAAGAAVREWDNIRVARVDGRDRELIPDGELCSGGLSAYRGLDLPRADWPATTLTAGARHTFRYRTTIPHQGTFRYYVTTGSYSPQQRLTWAELEKKPFLQVTDPPIRSGAYEMRGRLPADRTGRHIVYVIWQNSDTQDTYYSCSDVIFRAARGEPDASPAAPKASASPPRTLAGAATDDESAVPVATVTDGGPLSRPLVVGAAALVVALLAAAVVGVRLNRTGGPPPGRPCGVRNHRAGRRRIW, encoded by the coding sequence ATGGCCGCACGCCGCGCGTTCGCCGCGCTCGCCGCCGTCGCCGTGACGGTGCCGCTCGGCGCCACACCGGCCGGCGCGCACGGTGCGCCGACCAGCCCGCTGAGCCGGGCCGCCGCGTGCGGGCCGGAGGGTGGCCGGGCGAAGACGGCCGCGTGCCGGGCCGCGATCGCCGCCGGCGCGGCGGTACGCGAGTGGGACAACATCCGGGTGGCCCGCGTCGACGGGCGGGACCGGGAACTCATCCCGGACGGGGAGCTGTGCAGTGGCGGGCTCTCCGCGTACCGAGGGCTGGACCTGCCGCGCGCCGACTGGCCGGCCACCACGCTCACCGCCGGTGCCCGGCACACGTTCCGCTACCGCACCACCATCCCGCACCAGGGCACGTTCCGGTACTACGTCACCACCGGCTCGTACTCGCCGCAGCAGCGGCTGACCTGGGCGGAGCTGGAGAAGAAGCCGTTCCTTCAGGTCACCGACCCGCCGATCCGCTCCGGCGCGTACGAGATGCGGGGCCGGCTGCCGGCTGACCGCACCGGCCGGCACATCGTCTACGTCATCTGGCAGAACTCGGACACCCAGGACACCTACTACTCCTGCTCGGACGTGATCTTCCGGGCGGCCCGCGGTGAGCCGGACGCGTCACCGGCAGCGCCGAAGGCGAGCGCGTCGCCTCCGCGTACCCTCGCCGGGGCGGCGACCGACGACGAGTCGGCGGTGCCGGTGGCGACGGTGACCGACGGCGGACCGCTGTCCCGGCCGCTCGTCGTCGGCGCGGCGGCGCTCGTCGTCGCGCTGCTCGCGGCAGCGGTGGTCGGGGTGCGGCTGAACCGGACCGGCGGCCCGCCGCCCGGGCGGCCGTGCGGTGTCCGCAACCACCGCGCCGGGCGGCGCCGGATCTGGTGA